In Vanrija pseudolonga chromosome 4, complete sequence, a single window of DNA contains:
- the ASPSCR1 gene encoding Tether containing UBX domain for GLUT4, translating into MAEDQAKAPVPLASDAPAAEADAGPSNAQTATDALSNVKVFAPPAETSGPQPVELDDAFFEHSISDVQALHASVAGQSSRLNNAPLLTSKYRDADRAAKEQKKADRWPTATIRVKFSDGTQIQSTFPSSSPIQPVYDFIRLSLSPEALEKTFTLYQPPRTLYPEKPPPPDPKKAKPVNPAMKAHIVAPANYGHVRGDVVAGLQGGTGGKESLSELGLVPQSVLLVKWDDAAMNASTFPAPLADHLKASVAPLPAPTVKAETQKERKPLTGSGGDVKMPKWLQKGLLKKK; encoded by the exons ATGGCAGAAGACCAAGCAAAGGCACCCGTGCCCCTCGCATCAGACGCACCAGCTGCAGAGGCAGACGCTGGCCCATCAAACGCACAAACCGCCACCGACGCGCTGAGTAACGTCAAGGTGTTCGCCCCGCCTGCCGAGACGAGCGGCCCGCAGCCAG tcgagctcgacgacgccttcTTCGAGCACTCAATCTCGGACGTCCAGGCGCTGCATGCCAGCGTGGCGGGCCAGTCGTCGCGCCTGAACAATGCGCCGTTGTTGACGAGCAAGTACCGCGATGCGgaccgcgccgccaaggagcagAAGAAGGCGGACAGGTGGCCCACT GCAACCATCCGAGTCAAGTTCTCAGACGGCACACAGATCCAGAGCACcttcccctcctcctctcc AATCCAACCCGTGTACGACTTTATCcgcctctccctctcccccgaggcgctcgagaagACATTCACCCTCTACCAGCCCCCACGCACGCTGTACCCCGagaagccgccgcctccagacccgaagaaggccaagcctGTCAACCCGGCGATGAAGGCCCACATTGTCGCGCCGGCCAACTATGGGCATGTCCgtggcgacgtcgtggcGGGTCTGCAGGGCGGAACAGGCGGCAAGGAGAGCCTGtccgagctcgggctcgtgCCGCAGAgcgtgctcctcgtcaagTGGGACGATGCGGCGATGAATG CGTCGACATTCCCCGCACCACTGGCAGACCACCTCAAGGCCAGCGTGGCCCCGCTCCCTGCGCCAACTGTCAAGGCCGAAACCCAGAAGGAACGCAAGCCGCTGACGGGATCCGGTGGGGACGTCAAGATGCCCAAGTGGCTGCAGAAGGGGCTGTTGAAGAAGAAGTAG
- the nnt1 gene encoding Protein N-terminal and lysine N-methyltransferase efm7, with product MAAATLEQAPAPTTITKLPHVVVVDVQPASAVTSTAPSVASVDVDSDAEDVSDIFDTGIFALFAIPPIGFSTASPDDPYTYTPPVGAVNRSPVKVWLPQPPAALHTALQANNLWLAGVFLADRICTGELALTGRTVVELGSGAGLPSIVAARDSGATKVVCSDYDAPEVISAIGRNFEASGADAGKWAVLGHSWGTDPSKLLAHAPGGFDELILADTLWQTDYHPILLDSVLALLAPNGVVHVAAGLHTGRGPHERFLALAETRGLRAQLETEVQWLPDGEWGPHAPNTDGLEEERGVVMYYTLHRQ from the coding sequence atggcagcagcaacccTCGAACAAGCCCCAGCACCTACCACTATCACCAAGCTACcgcatgtcgtcgtcgtcgacgtccagCCCGCGTCAGCCGtgacctcgaccgcgccgtccgtcgccagcgtcgacgtcgacagcgacgccgaaGATGTGAGCGACATCTTCGACACGGGCATCTTTGCCCTCTTCGCCATCCCGCCCATCGGGTTCAGCACGGCGTCCCCAGACGATCCGTACACGTACACGCCGCCTGTGGGCGCAGTCAACCGCTCCCCAGTCAAGGTCTGGCTGCCGCAGCCCCCGGCTGCCCTCCACACGGCGCTGCAGGCCAACAACCTCTGGCTCGCgggcgtcttcctcgccgacagGATATGcaccggcgagctcgctctCACGGGCCGCACCGTagtcgagctcggctcggGTGCCGGCCTGCCCTCTATCGTTGCGGCGCGGGACTCGGGCGCGACCAAGGTCGTGTGCTCGGACTACGACGCGCCGGAGGTCATCTCAGCCATCGGGCGCAACTTTgaagcgagcggcgccgatgcTGGCAAGTGGGCAGTGCTCGGCCACTCGTGGGGCACTGACCCGTCCAAGTTGCTCGCGCACGCACCGGGCGGGTTCGAcgagctcatcctcgccgacacgctctgGCAGACCGACTACCACCCAATCTTGCTCGACAGCGTGCTGGCGCTTCTCGCTCCCAATGGTGTCGTGCACGTCGCGGCTGGCCTGCACACCGGCCGCGGGCCGCACGAACGCTTCCTCGCGCTGGCCGAGACACGCGGCCTccgcgcccagctcgagacCGAGGTGCAGTGGCTGCCcgacggcgagtggggcCCGCACGCGCCCAATACCGATGGGCTagaggaggagcgcggcgtggtcaTGTACTATACCTTGCATCGGCAGTAG
- the pr1_1 gene encoding Aspartic protease: MHTGAWATLLAAAATVAVGSPTPAPPTPTADDDASAALHLPIRSVPLNPGQPGRRNLLGELAHVKRKHLANLAVEEREVVKRDFPELDDASLEKRGGSPTAELTNWGRDSMYTAQITIGTPPQQFQVDLDTGSSALYVYDSSCSSTVCKAGVPLFQSSASSSYTGSVSTYNATYGLGYAFGNWATDTVALAGSNITKQGFIQAQNTADIFNGTNVTGIMGLAWSGLSPGNPTPFWQQVAHGWTDGRFALYLGRRSVADWAIVESMNGSNSNHAVAGEFSFGGVNPDKYTGDINYISTPQDYWRVAFDGAVVNGQRIANPATSNMTLIDSGTTLVYGPTAIVSQIYAGIKGAYASKVPQEKGYYKFPCASAANVSFTLGGVDYPIFKDDLVFDVDPTTKVPECYGAIVATDDIGKVTNKRAQWIIGDTFLKNVYSVYQYTPPAVGFAALAPGLTPSAPSDLTPVLTAAAAVLSAQGYHSGAERAGVAAGAVVACLIAWSIV, from the exons ATGCACACCGGCGCATGGGCTACGCTCCTGGCGGCCGCCGCTACAGTGGCCGTAggctcgcccacgcccgcaccacccacgccgacagccgacgacgacgccagcgccgcgctccacCTCCCCATCCGCTCCGTCCCACTGAACCCCGGGCAGCCTGGCCGACGtaacctcctcggcgagcttgcgcacGTCAAGCGCAAGCATCTCGCCAAcctggccgtcgaggagcgtgaggtcgtcaagcgcgacttccccgagctcgatgaCGCTAGTCTCGAGAAACGCGGGGGTTCGCCGACCGCCGA GCTCACCAATTGGGGACGAGACAGCATGTACACGGCGCAAATAACCATTGG aacgccgccgcagcagttCCAGGTGGATCTTGacacgggctcgtcggcacTGTATGTGTACGactcgtcgtgctcgtcgaccgttTGCAAGGCTGGCGTACCGCTCTTCCAGTcatcggcgtcgtcgtcgtacacTGGATCCGTGTCGACGTACAATGCGACTTATGGGCTGGGGTATGCGTTTGGCAACTGGGCGACGGATACGGTGGCTCTCGCCGGCTCGAATATCACCAAGCAGGGTTTCA TCCAGGCGCAGAACACAGCCGACATCTTCAACGGCACAAACGTGACGGGCATTATGGGCCTTGCGTGGTCCGGCTTGAGCCCAGGCAACCCGACGCCGTTCTGGCAGCAAGTCGCGCACGGCTGGACAGATGGGCGTTTCGCTCTTTACCTCGGACGGAGAAGCGTCGCGGACTGGGCGATTGTTGAGAGCATGAACGGCTCGAACTCGAACCACGCTGTCGCCGGCGAGTTTTCTTTCGG CGGCGTCAACCCCGACAAGTACACTGGGGACATCAACTACATTTCCACGCCGCAGGACTACTGGCGTGTGGCCTTTGACGGCGCAGTGGTGAACGGCCAGCGCATTGCCAACCCGGCCACGTCCAACATGACGTTGATCGACAGCGGCACAACGCTCGTCTACGGCCCGACAGCCATCGTCAGCCAGATCTACGCGGGCATCAAGGGCGCGTACGCCTCCAAGGTGCCTCAGGAGAAGGGGTACTACAAGTTCCCCTgtgcctcggccgccaacgTGTCATTCACTTTGGGCGGTGTAGACTACCCGATCTTCAAGGACGATCTTGTGTTCGACGTCGACCCGACGACCAAGGTGCCCGAGTGCTACGGTGCCATTgtggcgaccgacgacatTGGAAA GGTCACGAACAAGCGTGCGCAGTGGATCATCGGCGACACGTTCCTGAAGAACGTGTACAGCGTATACCAGTACACGCCTCCGGCAGTCGGCTTCGCGGCGCTTGCCCCTGGCCTGAccccgtccgcgccgagcgatcTCACGCCGGTGCTGACTGCAGCCGCTGCGGTGCTCTCGGCGCAGGGGTACCACAGCGGCGCGGAgcgtgccggcgtcgccgctggTGCCGTCGTGGCCTGCTTGATCGCATGGAGCATCGTTTAG
- the CYM gene encoding Chymosin, whose translation MLTTTAAVLVAAAALGTATTRPSPAVPRHDELKRSAPPVHLELKRTPISPTPLRRRDTTGIAQDLVLTNIVNNLYAASITIGTPPQEFQVHLDTGSTDMYVYDSDCHCDACSVAGETRYDRAQSSSFTDLGKTANITYGHGFTDGLWAKDVVTWGEMTVPAQSFVRALDTDDTYKPTNITGLMGLAWTDGSTGRETPFWQNMVSRWADQRFAFYLGPTNDRSREVKAGILTLGGVDTSLYTGEINYVKLASKGLWVVPLDGVKVNGSAALQPQSKVRAAIDTGTSLIATPHDDAAAIYAAIPGAALDTARSDDTLHVYSVPCDTSSVVSLTFNGVSYDIPLENFILPKDITNDPDRCTGAIQGNAKVGSWIVGDVFLRSVYSVFQYDPPAVGFATLAPGLQTKSPKVPDVTVFNPPLPDRKGSSGDRAADTEWRALAPWMLAPATIVIAGSGGW comes from the exons AtgctcaccaccaccgccgcggtgctcgttgccgccgctgccctcgggACAGCGACTACCCGGCCTTCTCCCGCCGTTCCGCgccacgacgagctcaagcgcTCCGCCCCGCCAGTCCACCTTGAGCTCAAGCGCACGCCGATTTCCCCGACGCCCTTGAGGCGGCGTGACACGACGGGCATCGCGCAGGA CCTCGTGCTCACCAACATCGTCAACAACCTGTACGCGGCGTCCATCACGATCGG CACCCCGCCGCAGGAGTTCCAGGTACACCTCGACACGGGCTCGACCGACATGTACGTGTACGACTCGGACTGCCACTGCGACGCGTGCTCCGTCGCCGGGGAGACGCGGTACGACCGagcgcagagcagcagctTCACGGACTTGGGGAAGACGGCGAATATCACGTACGGGCACGGGTTTACCGACGGGCTGTGGGCCAAGGATGTGGTGACTTGGGGTGAGATGACGGTGCCGGCGCAGAGCTTTG TCCGCGCCCTCGACACAGACGACACGTACAAACCGACCAACATCACCGGCCTGATGGGCCTGGCGTGGACCGATGGCTCGACGGGGCGCGAGACGCCGTTCTGGCAGAACATGGTGTCGCGGTGGGCTGACCAGCGGTTCGCGTTCTACCTCGGGCCGACGAACGACCGGTCGCGTGAGGTCAAGGCTGGGATCTTGACTCTGGG cggcgtcgacacgtCCCTCTACACCGGCGAGATCAACTACGTCAAGCTCGCGTCCAAGGGGCTGTGGGTCGTCcccctcgacggcgtcaaggtcaacggcagcgcggcgctgcagcCGCAGAGCAAGGTCCGCGCCGCGATCGACACGGGCACGTCGCTCATCGCCACgccgcacgacgacgcagcggcCATCTACGCTGCGAtccccggcgcggcgctcgacaccGCGCGCTCAGACGACACGCTGCACGTGTATTCGGTGCCGTGTGAcacgtcgtcggtcgtcaGCTTGACCTTCAACGGCGTGAGCTACGACATTCCGCTCGAGAACTTTATCCTGCCCAAGGACATCACGAATGATCCCGACAGATGTACCGGCGCGATCCAGGGCAACGCGAAGGTTGG CAGCTGgatcgtcggcgacgtcttCCTGCGATCAGTCTACTCCGTGTTCCAGTACGACCCGCCCGCGGTCGGCTTCGCGACCCTCGCGCCTGGGCTGCAGACCAAGTCGCCAAAGGTGCCCGACGTGACCGTGTTCaacccgccgctgccagacCGTAAGGGCTCGAGCGGGGACCGCGCTGCCGACACCGAGTGGCGCGCTCTCGCGCCGTGGATGCTCGCGCCAGCCACGATCGTCATCGCTGGTAGCGGGGGCTGGTAG
- the CTSD_1 gene encoding Cathepsin D: protein MMLTSAAVLLAVLATAGARDAVPVRIPINTGTERYHLDGAVREAWARSMGAHTARRWLKRQAAAPGNLTAVAEPLVNWSTDKLYTAQVGFGTPPQYFDMHLDTGSADLYVYGSECTASACSKGGRYDGSKSSTYTPLDLPPANITYGVGFTRGPWAADNIEFAGIRAVNHTFVRALDTDDTYSTTNISGLMGFAWQNLSHQNVLPFWQDVIQQMADQRFSFYLQRNEKYSDYSAAGGELVIGGTNPQYYTGDFNYIKSRTDFWSIGLDGLKVNGEFVATSPNNVNLAYAAIDTGTSLISGPAEQVAAIYAKVPGAERATEPGYKGYWKFPCKSNFTFAFSFGGVEYPIPFRDLVMYSSGEEFDSATCLGSIFSLEGLSGVNSWIVGDAFLKNVYTTFRYEPPAVGFAQLAPPYALSLDERPAHSGLNGTLSPNATVIPVAGNNSATLTVPADAQGVVYTATASGPGNPNNTATLSTSYSGVATTKGNIQVLSTSGVAVRTTQAIGAAQSTANAAVQSSSATAAVVPTKAQNVVLANNQASLPTTVSPESASSSAPANSSTGVVLASPSAPAGTAAPVPATSPSGAKPPPKCRPKSKRAVRKSF from the exons ATGATGCTCACAAGTGCCGCCGTCCTGCTGGCTGTGctggccaccgccggcgcgcgcgacgctgtGCCCGTCCGCATCCCGATCAACACCGGTACGGAGCGAtaccacctcgacggcgcggtgcgcgaggcgtgggCCCGCAGCATGGGCGCGCACACGGCCAGGCGCTGGCTCAAGCGCCAGGCCGCGGCACCAGGCAATCTCACTGCTGTGGCCGAGCC ACTCGTCAACTGGTCTACGGACAAGCTGTACACTGCCCAAGTGGGCTTTGGCACCCCGCCGCAGTACTTCGACATGCACCTCGACACCGGCTCGGCCGACCTGTACGTCTACGGCTCGGAgtgcacggcgtcggcgtgctccaAGGGCGGGCGGTACGACGGGTCCAAGTCGTCGACATACACCCCGCTCGACCTCCCGCCCGCGAACATCACCTACGGGGTGGGCTTCACCCGCGGGCCTTGGGCGGCAGACAACATTGAGTTTGCGGGTATCCGCGCTGTCAACCACACGTttgtgcgcgcgctcgacacggacgacacGTACTCGACCACCAACATCTCCGGCCTGATGGGCTTTGCGTGGCAGAACCTCAGCCACCAGAACGTGCTGCCGTTCTGGCAGGACGTCATCCAGCAGATGGCCGACCAGCGCTTCTCGTTCTACCTGCAGCGTAATGAGAAGTACTCGGACTACTCtgccgcgggcggcgagctcgtcattGGCGGCACCAACCCGCAGTACTACACCGGCGACTTCAACTACATCAAGTCGCGCACCGACTTCTGGTCgatcggcctcgacggcctcaagGTCAACGGCGAGTTTGTCGCCACGTCGCCCAACAATGTCAACCTGGCCTACGCGGCGATCGACACCGGGACCTCGCTCATCAGCGGGCCCGCAGAGCAGGTCGCGGCCATCTACGCCAAggtgcccggcgccgagcgcgccaccGAGCCCGGGTACAAGGGTTACTGGAAGTTCCCGTGCAAATCCAACTTTACGTTCGCCTTCTCGTTCGGCGGCGTAGAGTACCCCATCCCGTtccgcgacctcgtcatGTACTCGAGCGGGGAGGAGTTTGACAGCGCGACCTGCCTCGGCTCGATCTTCTCGCTCGAGGGTCTCAGCGGCGTGAACAGCTGgatcgtcggcgacgcgttCCTCAAGAACGTGTACACCACGTTCAGGTACGAGCCGCCTGCTGTGGGCttcgcgcagctcgcgccgccgtacgcgCTTTCGCTTGATGAGCGGCCGGCCCACAGCGGGCTGAACGGCACGCTCTCGCCCAACGCGACCGTCATCCCCGTGGCGGGCAACAACAGCGCCACGCTCaccgtccccgccgacgcccaggGCGTGGTGTACACTGCGACCGCGTCCGGGCCAGGCAACCCCAACAACACGGCGACGCTCAGCACGTCGTACAGCGGAGTCGCGACGACCAAGGGGAACATTCAGGTGCTGAGCACGAGCGGGGTGGCCGTGCGGACGACGCAGGCGATCGGGGCGGCGCAGTCGACTGCCAATGCCGCGGTGCAGTCTAGCAGTGCGACAGCCGCTGTGGTTCCTACCAAGGCGCAGAATGTCGTGCTGGCTAACAACCAGGCATCGCTCCCGACTACTGTGTCGCCTGAGAGCGCCTCTAGCTCCGCGCCGGCCAACAGCAGCACAGGCGTCGTGCTTGCTAgcccctcggcccccgccggcaccgcGGCCCCAGTGCCCGCCACCAGCCCCAGCGGCGCCAAGCCCCCTCCCAAGTGCCGTCCGAAGAGCAAGCGCGCGGTACGCAAGAGCTTCTAG
- the FRE3 gene encoding Ferric reductase transmembrane component 3: MSSSGAPVSAAASSAVSKVASATASASKAAVKIDKVKRLAHRTTGMTYQWYIITGCVFGLGVWYAASLVRSSYLRRKGAAARAAGTSKESAAAASGGASASNVPRALGAWFDNYRNIAVLPLFIYKRSTLNEWFFTIAYTAIVIALGLRASGNQGTWDIANPMGMVAFAQMPFIVGLASKNNVLSALTGISYEKFNYLHRAAGRVCVLTTALHTFAWVKKGLGTHGPGNEVFTTGVIAAVGLLMMFLTSFQPIRQLLYEFFLLCHIAFGLMFIIAAYYHWPPFSYWVWPCFIIWGLDRFASLARMVVINKAWLLPFASRRAEHSACKVELVDPNVVRITVNRPILRWIPGQHAYVTMPQVASLRYEQHPFTLATIPDESGDAVFIVRAQTGFTRRLVNSLTADVTTDLNAYIEGPYGTTHRMNHFDSVLLVAGGTGITFALSHLLDIIKHGREGKSAVGQVHLVWNVRQGANVAWIAPYVNAALEKGSGNTRVVISVYITRSHASDEPNADSVDEADTEPNGVETPATGSDSSSASVDEKDKDHSHKYLEASGLSAPAAAVTRFYHGRSHVEHIVRSDLAASTADAAGLGIAVCGPTSLLLDSRRAVFKVNSASAVLQGQKPLSLHCQTFGW, encoded by the coding sequence ATGTCCAGCTCTGGCGCACCCGTGTCTGCCGCCGCATCGAGCGCCGTGTCCAaggtcgcctcggcgacggcctcggcctccaaggccgccgtcaagatcgacaaggtcaagcgcctcgcccaccgcACCACGGGCATGACGTACCAGTGGTACATTATCACCGGGTGTGTGTTTGGCCTGGGCGTGTGGTACGCTGCCAGCCTGGTGCGCAGCTCGTACCTCCGCCGCAAGGGTGCCGCTGCTCGTGCAGCTGGAACCAGCAAGGAgtcggccgctgctgcctctgGCGGCGCCTCGGCATCCAACGTCCCCCGTGCTCTCGGTGCCTGGTTCGACAACTACCGCAACATCGCCGTCCTGCCGCTCTTCATCTACAAGCGCTCGACCCTCAACGAGTGGTTCTTCACCATTGCCTACACGGCCATCGTGATCGCTCTCGGTCTCCGCGCTTCGGGCAACCAGGGCACCTGGGACATTGCCAACCCCATGGGCATGGTGGCTTTCGCCCAGATGCCCTTCATCGTCGGCCTTGCGTCCAAGAACAACGTCCTCTCCGCCCTCACCGGCATCTCGTACGAAAAGTTCAACTACCTCCACCGCGCGGCTGGCCGTGTCTGCGTCCTCACCACCGCTCTGCACACCTTTGCGTGGGTCAAGAAGGGCCTCGGCACGCACGGCCCCGGTAACGAGGTGTTCACCACCGGggtcatcgccgccgtcggcttGCTCATGATGTTCCTCACCAGCTTCCAGCCCATCCGCCAGCTGCTGTACGAGTTCTTCCTTCTCTGCCACATCGCCTTTGGCCTCATGTTCATCATCGCGGCGTACTACCACTGGCCTCCTTTCTCGTACTGGGTCTGGCCTTGCTTCATCATCTGGGGCCTCGACCGTTTTGCCAGTCTCGCCCGGATGGTCGTTATCAACAAGGCGTGGCTGCTGCCTTTCGCTTCCCGCCGGGCCGAGCACTCGGCGTGCaaggtcgagcttgtcgacccCAACGTCGTCCGCATCACTGTCAACCGGCCCATTCTGCGCTGGATCCCCGGTCAGCACGCGTACGTCACCATGCCCCAGGTCGCCAGCCTCCGCTACGAGCAGCACCCGTTCACGCTGGCCACCATTCCCGACGAGTCGGGAGACGCCGTGTTCATTGTGCGCGCGCAGACGGGCTTCactcgccgcctcgtcaattcgctcaccgccgacgtGACCACCGACCTCAACGCCTACATCGAGGGCCCCTACGGCACCACGCACAGGATGAACCACTTTGACTCGGTCCTCCtcgttgccggcggcaccggcatcACGTTTGCCCTGtcccacctcctcgacattATCAAGCATGGACGCGAGGGCAAGTCGGCTGTCGGACAGGTGCACCTCGTCTGGAACGTGCGCCAGGGTGCCAACGTCGCCTGGATCGCGCCATACGTCAACGCCGCTCTCGAGAAGGGATCGGGCAACACCCGTGTCGTGATCAGCGTCTACATTACCCGCTCGCATGCTAGCGACGAGCCCaacgccgactcggtcgacgaggccgacaccgagcccaacggcgtcgagacgCCCGCGACTggctccgactcgtcgtcggcctcggtggacgagaaggacaaggaccaCTCGCACAAGTACCTCGAGGCCTCGGGCCTTTCAGCGCCCGCGGCTGCTGTCACCCGCTTCTACCACGGCCGCAGCCATGTCGAGCACATTGTGCGctccgacctcgccgcctcgaccgccgacgccgccggcctcggtaTCGCCGTCTGCGGCCCTACCTCATTGCTGCTCGACTCGCGTCGTGCAGTGTTCAAGGTCAACTCGGCCAGCGCGGTGCTCCAGGGCCAGAAGCCGCTGTCGCTCCACTGCCAGACCTTTGGTTGGTAG